A window from Dehalococcoidia bacterium encodes these proteins:
- a CDS encoding response regulator: MADEGRGIPAEGLPHLFRKFSMVQSDDRRENTGLGLAISKGIVEAHGGRIWAKSHRQGLGARFTFTLPTLGVSGIGASSALPPVSTRSSQSEESEEEQERILIVDDDPQTLRYVRDTLAQSGYAPIVTGEPEEAVRLIEEERPQLALLDMMLPGTDGIELMEEILKTANVPVIFLSAYGREELVAKALDKGAVDYIVKPFSPTELAARIRAALRRREVSEPSEPYMLGDLTIDYTSRRVTLASRSVPLVAMEYKMLVELSANAGRTLTYDHLLERVWRVRSGEDRDVRPMRTIVSKLRRKLGENADNPTYIFTEPRVGYRMMRGEPPSAEPSETP; encoded by the coding sequence CCCTGCGGAGGGTTTGCCACACCTGTTCAGGAAATTCTCCATGGTACAGTCCGACGACCGGAGGGAGAACACCGGCTTGGGCCTAGCGATCTCCAAGGGTATAGTGGAGGCGCACGGCGGGCGCATTTGGGCCAAGAGTCACAGGCAGGGACTGGGGGCGCGCTTCACCTTCACGCTCCCGACACTTGGGGTGTCGGGTATCGGCGCATCAAGCGCACTCCCACCGGTCTCGACGCGCTCCTCACAGAGCGAGGAGTCGGAGGAGGAACAGGAGAGAATCCTAATTGTGGACGACGACCCCCAGACCCTCCGCTACGTTCGCGACACTCTCGCCCAGTCGGGCTATGCGCCGATAGTTACCGGTGAACCGGAGGAGGCGGTCCGCCTGATAGAAGAGGAGAGGCCCCAGCTGGCGCTGCTGGACATGATGCTCCCCGGAACTGACGGCATCGAGCTGATGGAGGAAATCCTGAAGACAGCGAACGTGCCGGTCATCTTCCTGTCGGCCTACGGACGGGAGGAACTCGTAGCCAAGGCCTTAGACAAGGGAGCTGTGGACTACATCGTCAAGCCCTTCTCGCCGACGGAGTTGGCCGCGAGGATCAGGGCTGCCCTGCGCCGGCGGGAAGTCTCCGAACCGTCGGAGCCGTACATGCTGGGAGACCTCACCATCGACTACACCTCTCGCAGGGTGACGCTTGCCAGTCGTTCGGTACCGCTGGTGGCGATGGAGTACAAGATGCTTGTCGAGCTATCGGCCAACGCCGGGCGGACGCTGACCTACGATCACCTGTTGGAGCGAGTTTGGCGTGTGAGGAGCGGCGAGGACAGGGACGTGCGGCCCATGCGCACCATCGTCAGCAAGCTGCGTCGCAAGCTGGGTGAGAACGCAGACAACCCCACCTACATCTTCACCGAGCCACGCGTCGGCTATCGGATGATGAGAGGTGAGCCACCGAGCGCGGAACCATCCGAAACTCCCTAA